Genomic window (Zymoseptoria tritici IPO323 chromosome 1, whole genome shotgun sequence):
TGTATACTCGCGCATCTCCTCGCGGATATGGAGATAGTTCACGAGGATCGGGTATGCCTCTTCGCCATAAGACCAGACCTCATTGGCAGCGCCGGGCGCTGTTGGATCGCCCTCTGACTTCGGCTCTCGATCGCCATGAAGTCTCATCACGGGACAAAAGGCACCTAGATCTGAATTAGTGATGCATGAACATCGAGGGATCAACCGTTGACTTGACTCACCCCATTGGAACCATCTGATGAGCAATTCTCGGAATGCAGGATCATTAGGATTACCGCCATGGAATCCTCCGATGTCGGTGGTCCACCAGGGAATGCCGGCGATGCCCATGCTGAGACCGGCCGATAGTTGGTTGCGGAAACTTTCCCAGGAACTCGCAATGTCGCCTGACCAGACAAGAGCTCCGTATCGCTGACTACCAGCCCATGCGCAACGGAGAAGATTGACAATATTCTTCTGTCCGGCGCTCTCCATGCCCTCATAAAGCGCTTGGGCATAGCACACGGGATACGTATTGCCAATTTGCATGTTTGGACCGGCGTGGTAGCGGTAGAGATCGAAGTCGTAAATAGAGTACTCCGGCTCGGCTTCGTCGGCCCAGAAGATCTTGATGCCATAGTCGTAATAGTTCTGCTTGACTTTCGACCAGAGAAATTTCCGTGCTTCGGGGTTGGTTGTATCAATGTGAACGCTGTCCCCTCCACATTGCATCGCGACTCGCACACCACGATCGACGCGGATCAGGAGACCTTTCTCCCGCATTTCCGGGTAATTGACCGATTCTGGGGCCACTGTTGGCCAGATTGAGACCATGAGCTCGATGCCCAAGTCGCGCAGCTCCTTCACCATGGCTGCTGGATCCGGCCAGTATTTTGGGTCAAAAGACCAGTCGCCTTGGTAGATCCAATGGAAGAAATCGCAGACAATGACATCCATGGGCAGTCCTCGCCGTTTGTGCTCTCTCGCCACTTGTAGAAGCTCTTCTTGGCTAGCGTAGCGCAGTTTGCATTGCCAAAAGCCCAGACCGTACTCGGGCATCATAGGAACAACTCCAGTGACTTGCGCATATGTTTCCTCGATAGCTGCGGGCGTCCCACCGGCCACGATCCAGTAATCCAGGCTTCTGGTAGAGTAAGCTTCGAAGGTCATTACGTTCGTTCCCAACACAGCGCGACCGATGGCTGGATTGTTCCAAAGAAAGCCGTAACCCAGAGAGGACAAGACGAAAGGGACGCTCGCCTGTGAGTTTCGGTGAGCGAGCTCAATATCGGATCCCTTCAAGTTCAGGTACGGCTGCTGGTACTGGCCCATTCCGTACAGCTTTTCCTTCGGCGAAATTGACTCAAGTCTCAGCGTCGCTTGAAAGTCTCCACCCAGGATTGGACGAAGCTCGCGGGCCTCGACTTCCAGAGCGCTGCATTTGGGGTCCAGCAGGTCTTGTCGATTTCGGGCAAACTCTTCAAGGATCTTTTCTCCATTGCCGTTGTACATGACGACTTTGCCGCGTCTTGAGATCGTCGCTCGAATGCTCCCATTCACGATCTCGCCAGAGCCGTCATCGTTGATCTGAATCTTGGCCGTGGCATCTGGCTGGCCGAGAAGGGCGCCCTCGCCAACGGGCATTTTTGCCAACTTGGTGGCACGTACGCGAAGTGCATTGGGACCCCATGGATCGATCCATAGAATGTGATCGTCGAAGCGAAAGACCAAACGATTTTTCTCCTGATACAGCATCTTTGCAGTTTTGATGTGTGAAGAGAAAAGGTGTACAAACAACTAAGACGCTTTTGAAGGCAGCTTGAGGGCGACCAGGTGGAGCCTGCAAGTCTGTGTCCACTTGAGCAAGCCCAAGTCACATATGCGATTCCTCGTGGCGGGCGGTCAGCACGGAGGTGCCATGGTGCAGCAGGAATGGGAACGGAGACGGAGCTTACTGGACCCCACCGGAATCCC
Coding sequences:
- the MgAGL2 gene encoding putative alpha-glucosidase (Alpha-Glucosidase (Glycosyl Hydrolase Family 31)), yielding MLYQEKNRLVFRFDDHILWIDPWGPNALRVRATKLAKMPVGEGALLGQPDATAKIQINDDGSGEIVNGSIRATISRRGKVVMYNGNGEKILEEFARNRQDLLDPKCSALEVEARELRPILGGDFQATLRLESISPKEKLYGMGQYQQPYLNLKGSDIELAHRNSQASVPFVLSSLGYGFLWNNPAIGRAVLGTNVMTFEAYSTRSLDYWIVAGGTPAAIEETYAQVTGVVPMMPEYGLGFWQCKLRYASQEELLQVAREHKRRGLPMDVIVCDFFHWIYQGDWSFDPKYWPDPAAMVKELRDLGIELMVSIWPTVAPESVNYPEMREKGLLIRVDRGVRVAMQCGGDSVHIDTTNPEARKFLWSKVKQNYYDYGIKIFWADEAEPEYSIYDFDLYRYHAGPNMQIGNTYPVCYAQALYEGMESAGQKNIVNLLRCAWAGSQRYGALVWSGDIASSWESFRNQLSAGLSMGIAGIPWWTTDIGGFHGGNPNDPAFRELLIRWFQWGAFCPVMRLHGDREPKSEGDPTAPGAANEVWSYGEEAYPILVNYLHIREEMREYTRGLMRQAHEKGSPVMRTCFYEFPADPKCWEVEEQYMYGDKYLVIPVLQPGVSEVEVYLPRGAKWKRWGSDVVREGGVTLQESCPIDSMPVFIR